A stretch of Monomorium pharaonis isolate MP-MQ-018 chromosome 7, ASM1337386v2, whole genome shotgun sequence DNA encodes these proteins:
- the LOC105835337 gene encoding protein ECT2 isoform X4, with the protein MEERSVHSSIGDINSAEVTKTLIIPRKKRICLIGTACNDPALNAAAQQFKVPVLKSETGMEYIDDTTYNTYFVLKQFEGPEYDVLCKSAHRVLGPTALLQLAEKNESLPSIKRPMYTQAMVGTVVVFSGFRTIEDELRKLANMILSMGGSIRKEMGIKVTHLIANHCSGEKYRYADTFGLPIMSIEWVIALWNAKDDISMYANKEELIATYKLKPFYGAKVCFSGFPEEEKRHMCEILEQQGGEATEIDDPNCTHVVVDESNVNVLPNLVSVSAFIVKTGWFWTSVQNEAAADEKEYLFEHYLETVLSPTATGRRDSQQIIPQNVTLSKHPWLGGPLTNLLQNGADSPASVSGSFLDCTASPEKLLDEVETVEKHLPAKENLSQRHKVFLELVQTEENYVGILNTIMMLFKLPLENLIGKSGKELLNSTEVKIIFGNFPPIYDVHKQLLEALHCSAAHWTEDISIGEIFLKFEPDLVKAYPPYVNFFENTKQMLEECDQNKPRFHAFLKNCQTIPECGRQSLKELLIKPIQRLPSISLLLSDILKHTDKSNPDYNALEASISCIKKVMTYINEDKRKTERQLAMFDIFNEIDNCPPHLVSSHRSFISKCDVMEVTEDLSGRGDHLVLFLFTDTLEICKKRSKAFNSLKSPNTINGLQSIKLSQGKPYKHIKMLSLSTIRKVVDIRETDQYHKVFALVVRGTQELKEKLFSFIITDEEVNKTNYLQTLCRQMALAVRVADADTLLIRYDSHQLKVGTSEVASGTLKKTIKFASRTRAKVGRAFSFNKTPSKLNRAMSTIMSPFAGTQTLPPTNQQIVQMRLGSCNNISELDNGSSSSPNKEDVLVAPMSDQPTRKALSMASLRRL; encoded by the exons ATGGAAGAGCGTAGCGTCCACAGTAGTATCGGCGATATAAATAGTGCGGAGGTGACCAAAA CCTTAATAATACCACGTAAGAAGAGGATATGCCTAATTGGTACAGCGTGTAATGATCCTGCACTTAATGCCGCTGCTCAACAATTCAAAGTGCCTGTACTTAAATCTGAAACTGGCATGGAATATATTGATGACACTACATACAATACTTACTTTGTACTCAAACAATTTGAAGGGCCCGAATATGATGTGTTATGCAAAAGTGCTCATAG agTACTGGGCCCTACGGCTTTACTACAACTGGCAGAAAAGAATGAATCTTTACCTAGTATCAAACGACCAATGTACACGCAAGCTATGGTAGGCACGGTAGTGGTATTTAGCGGTTTTCGGACCATAGAGGATGAACTG CGCAAGTTAGCTAATATGATTCTTAGTATGGGAGGTAGCATCCGAAAGGAGATGGGTATAAAGGTGACGCATCTTATTGCAAATCATTGCAGTGGAGAGAAGTATAGATACGCTGACACATTTGGATTGCCTATCATGTCGATAGAATGGGTGATAGCATTATGGAATGCAAAAGATGATATCTCCATGTATGCGAACAAAGAGGAATTG ATAGCAACTTACAAGCTGAAGCCATTTTATGGAGCAAAAGTATGTTTCTCTGGTTTTCccgaagaagaaaagagacaTATGTGTGAGATTTTGGAGCAACAGGGTGGTGAAGCTACTGAAATTGACGATCCAAATTGCACTCATGTC gtCGTGGACGAATCCAATGTAAATGTATTACCAAATTTAGTTTCAGTATCTGCTTTTATAGTTAAAACTGGATGGTTTTGGACATCTGTACAAAATGAAGCAGCCGCTGATGAGAAAGAGTATTTATTTGAACAT TATCTAGAAACAGTTCTGTCCCCTACTGCTACGGGTAGGCGAGATAGTCAACAGATCATACCGCAGAATGTGACATTGTCAAAGCACCCATGGTTGGGTGGGCCATTaactaatttattacaaaatggaGCGGATTCACCAGCCAGTGTCAGTGGAAGCTTTCTGGACTGCACAGCAAGTccagaaaaattattagatg AAGTAGAGACTGTTGAGAAACATTTACCCGCTAAAGAAAACTTATCACAACGTCATAAAGTGTTTCTCGAATTGGTTCAAACTGAGGAAAATTACGTAGGGATTCTCAATACAATTATGATG ttatttaaattGCCACTAGAAAATCTTATAGGCAAAAGTGGAAAAGAGTTGCTGAATAGCAcggaagtaaaaattatatttggcAATTTTCCACCGATATATGATGTCCATAAGCAATTACTAGAGGCTTTGCACTGTAGTGCCGCTCATTGGACGGAGGATATTAGCATCGgagaaatttttctcaagtTTGAGCCCGATTTAGTCAAAGCATATCCTCCATATGTcaacttttttgaaaatacaaaacaaatgTTGGAGGAGTGTGACCAAAATAAGCCACGGTTTCATGcttttctgaaaaattgtCAGACGATACCAGAATGCGGTAGACAAAGTTTAAAAGAACTATTAATTAAACCAATACAAAGGTTACCTAgtattagtttattattaagcG ATATTCTTAAACACACGGACAAAAGTAATCCAGACTATAATGCACTTGAAGCTTCTATTAGCTGTATTAAAAAAGTGATGACATATATAAACGAGGACAAAAGGAAAACCGAACGTCAGTTAGCAATGTTTGATATCTTTAATGAGATTGATAATTGTCCGCCGCATTTAGTTTCCTCGCATAGATCGTTTATTAGTAAATGTGATGTAATGGAAGTTACGGAAGATCTTAGTGGACGAGGTGATCATTTAGTATTGTTCCTATTCACCGACACTCTTGAAATATGCAAGAAAAGATCGAAAGCTTTTAATTCGTTAAAGAGTCCTAATACTATAAACGGCTTGCAATCAATTAAGCTAAGCCAAGGAAAGCCATATAAGCATATCAAAATGTTGTCACTAAGTACCATAAGGAAAGTTGTGGATATACGAGAAACTGATC aatatcACAAAGTATTTGCGCTCGTGGTACGAGGCACTCAAGAACTaaaggaaaaattgttttcgtTTATAATTACTGATGAAGAAGTAAACAAAACGAATTACTTACAGACTTTGTGTAGGCAAATGGCTCTTGCTGTTCGTGTAGCTGATGCC gATACGTTACTCATTAGATATGATTCACATCAGCTTAAAGTTGGTACTAGCGAAGTAGCATCGGGtacattaaagaaaacaattaa GTTTGCATCTCGTACAAGAGCAAAAGTCGGCCGAgcttttagttttaataaaacgcCAAGCAAACTAAATAGAGCGATGTCCACGATTATGTCTCCATTTGCAGGAACACAAACTCTTCCGCCAACAAATCAACAAATAGTTCAGATGCGGTTAGGTAGTTGCAACAATATCAGT GAGTTGGATAATGGCAGTTCAAGTTCTCCAAATAAAGAAGATGTTCTAGTAGCGCCGATGTCGGATCAGCCAACTCGAAAGGCTCTCAGTATGGCTTCGTTGCGAAGGTTGTAA
- the LOC105835337 gene encoding protein ECT2 isoform X6, producing MEERSVHSSIGDINSAEVTKTLIIPRKKRICLIGTACNDPALNAAAQQFKVPVLKSETGMEYIDDTTYNTYFVLKQFEGPEYDVLCKSAHRVLGPTALLQLAEKNESLPSIKRPMYTQAMVGTVVVFSGFRTIEDELRKLANMILSMGGSIRKEMGIKVTHLIANHCSGEKYRYADTFGLPIMSIEWVIALWNAKDDISMYANKEELIATYKLKPFYGAKVCFSGFPEEEKRHMCEILEQQGGEATEIDDPNCTHVVVDESNVNVLPNLVSVSAFIVKTGWFWTSVQNEAAADEKEYLFEHYLETVLSPTATGRRDSQQIIPQNVTLSKHPWLGGPLTNLLQNGADSPASVSGSFLDCTASPEKLLDEVETVEKHLPAKENLSQRHKVFLELVQTEENYVGILNTIMMLFKLPLENLIGKSGKELLNSTEVKIIFGNFPPIYDVHKQLLEALHCSAAHWTEDISIGEIFLKFEPDLVKAYPPYVNFFENTKQMLEECDQNKPRFHAFLKNCQTIPECGRQSLKELLIKPIQRLPSISLLLSDILKHTDKSNPDYNALEASISCIKKVMTYINEDKRKTERQLAMFDIFNEIDNCPPHLVSSHRSFISKCDVMEVTEDLSGRGDHLVLFLFTDTLEICKKRSKAFNSLKSPNTINGLQSIKLSQGKPYKHIKMLSLSTIRKVVDIRETDQYHKVFALVVRGTQELKEKLFSFIITDEEVNKTNYLQTLCRQMALAVRVADAVCISYKSKSRPSF from the exons ATGGAAGAGCGTAGCGTCCACAGTAGTATCGGCGATATAAATAGTGCGGAGGTGACCAAAA CCTTAATAATACCACGTAAGAAGAGGATATGCCTAATTGGTACAGCGTGTAATGATCCTGCACTTAATGCCGCTGCTCAACAATTCAAAGTGCCTGTACTTAAATCTGAAACTGGCATGGAATATATTGATGACACTACATACAATACTTACTTTGTACTCAAACAATTTGAAGGGCCCGAATATGATGTGTTATGCAAAAGTGCTCATAG agTACTGGGCCCTACGGCTTTACTACAACTGGCAGAAAAGAATGAATCTTTACCTAGTATCAAACGACCAATGTACACGCAAGCTATGGTAGGCACGGTAGTGGTATTTAGCGGTTTTCGGACCATAGAGGATGAACTG CGCAAGTTAGCTAATATGATTCTTAGTATGGGAGGTAGCATCCGAAAGGAGATGGGTATAAAGGTGACGCATCTTATTGCAAATCATTGCAGTGGAGAGAAGTATAGATACGCTGACACATTTGGATTGCCTATCATGTCGATAGAATGGGTGATAGCATTATGGAATGCAAAAGATGATATCTCCATGTATGCGAACAAAGAGGAATTG ATAGCAACTTACAAGCTGAAGCCATTTTATGGAGCAAAAGTATGTTTCTCTGGTTTTCccgaagaagaaaagagacaTATGTGTGAGATTTTGGAGCAACAGGGTGGTGAAGCTACTGAAATTGACGATCCAAATTGCACTCATGTC gtCGTGGACGAATCCAATGTAAATGTATTACCAAATTTAGTTTCAGTATCTGCTTTTATAGTTAAAACTGGATGGTTTTGGACATCTGTACAAAATGAAGCAGCCGCTGATGAGAAAGAGTATTTATTTGAACAT TATCTAGAAACAGTTCTGTCCCCTACTGCTACGGGTAGGCGAGATAGTCAACAGATCATACCGCAGAATGTGACATTGTCAAAGCACCCATGGTTGGGTGGGCCATTaactaatttattacaaaatggaGCGGATTCACCAGCCAGTGTCAGTGGAAGCTTTCTGGACTGCACAGCAAGTccagaaaaattattagatg AAGTAGAGACTGTTGAGAAACATTTACCCGCTAAAGAAAACTTATCACAACGTCATAAAGTGTTTCTCGAATTGGTTCAAACTGAGGAAAATTACGTAGGGATTCTCAATACAATTATGATG ttatttaaattGCCACTAGAAAATCTTATAGGCAAAAGTGGAAAAGAGTTGCTGAATAGCAcggaagtaaaaattatatttggcAATTTTCCACCGATATATGATGTCCATAAGCAATTACTAGAGGCTTTGCACTGTAGTGCCGCTCATTGGACGGAGGATATTAGCATCGgagaaatttttctcaagtTTGAGCCCGATTTAGTCAAAGCATATCCTCCATATGTcaacttttttgaaaatacaaaacaaatgTTGGAGGAGTGTGACCAAAATAAGCCACGGTTTCATGcttttctgaaaaattgtCAGACGATACCAGAATGCGGTAGACAAAGTTTAAAAGAACTATTAATTAAACCAATACAAAGGTTACCTAgtattagtttattattaagcG ATATTCTTAAACACACGGACAAAAGTAATCCAGACTATAATGCACTTGAAGCTTCTATTAGCTGTATTAAAAAAGTGATGACATATATAAACGAGGACAAAAGGAAAACCGAACGTCAGTTAGCAATGTTTGATATCTTTAATGAGATTGATAATTGTCCGCCGCATTTAGTTTCCTCGCATAGATCGTTTATTAGTAAATGTGATGTAATGGAAGTTACGGAAGATCTTAGTGGACGAGGTGATCATTTAGTATTGTTCCTATTCACCGACACTCTTGAAATATGCAAGAAAAGATCGAAAGCTTTTAATTCGTTAAAGAGTCCTAATACTATAAACGGCTTGCAATCAATTAAGCTAAGCCAAGGAAAGCCATATAAGCATATCAAAATGTTGTCACTAAGTACCATAAGGAAAGTTGTGGATATACGAGAAACTGATC aatatcACAAAGTATTTGCGCTCGTGGTACGAGGCACTCAAGAACTaaaggaaaaattgttttcgtTTATAATTACTGATGAAGAAGTAAACAAAACGAATTACTTACAGACTTTGTGTAGGCAAATGGCTCTTGCTGTTCGTGTAGCTGATGCC GTTTGCATCTCGTACAAGAGCAAAAGTCGGCCGAgcttttag